The window CCGCTCCCTCAGAATATGGTCTAGCAAGAAAGCTAGATGTCAAAGAGACCCCCAGAATTCattcattaatattaatatgaCTCCACTTTTACAGACGAATACACTGAGGCTGGCAGAATAAAATGGCTTCCCTCAGGCCTCACAGAGAGGTAAAGGCAGACCGAGAATTTCATGAAGTCAATCCTGTTAAGCACACAGCTGTGGAAGGAACATATGACCTGGTGTTAGCTAtaagttcaaatcccagttctgccacttaccagcAGGGTGACCTTAAGCAAATCATATCACTTCTCTGAGCCATGGGTATATGGGAATAAGAGTAGTCCCTGTGTCACGGCGGTTGTAAGGAGTGAAGCACTGACAGTTGAGGTTGGCCAACCCACCCTCAGATGCTGTTGCTCCTATCACTTCGCCCCCACCCCAGGAAGCGGGCAAACTGGAGGCAGTGTGGTCCCTTCGGGCACTTCCTAGCAACCCTGAGAGGCAGATGGAAGCAGAATGGAGGTCTAGGCTGGCTTTGGGGTCAATTCCAGAACTGTCACTTTACCAGTGAGGCCCCTCTGCCAAATCTGGCTTCAGAAAAGCCAGCAGGGTCTGgcccatggtggtgcagtagatagtacgctgacctggaatgctgaggaccctggttcaaaaccctggacttccccggtcaaggcatatgacaagcaacaagcaaacaatgaagaACTCAggtgaagcaacaatgagttgatacttctcacttgtTCCActcctctataaaatcaataaataaaatatttttaaaaaaaagtagaatattacacatacacacagaaaagcCAGCAAGTTGGGCAAAGTGGACTAGACTACCAACAGAGCTGGTGCCACCCACAAGGTGAAGGCCTTGATCTAGCCCCCAGTGTGCCCAGGCTGCTCCTCTCTTCCTCATGCACCCACACCCCAGCAGCTGGGCACTGGGAGTGAGCTCCAAGACACATTCGAGCTCTCAGGGTGGCAGCAGTGGGAGAGAACCTGAGTGAGTCACCAGCATGCACTGGGCAGTGTGCAGCCAGGCAGGCCTTGAGCCTCGAGCCTGTTTCCCCAACTGTGAAATGGGGAGAGAAGCCCATCTATCTCACAGGCTTGTGGGGAAGTCAGCTACAGTAAGTAAAAGCCCCTGATGACCcctgggcacacagtaggtgtgtATCAATGTGTGTGACTTTGGGGGCAGAGCACCAgatttcaaatcccagctctgctctggCATCACTGCATCACCTTGGATGAATTACTTATATTCTTAAtgtaataatgtatataaaaaagcCACTTGTAATGTGTAACATGCTTCCCAAAGGCACCcctgggcacacagtaggtgtgcCATTCCTCCTCACCCAAGGTCAGAGAGGATTCTGAAATGTGCTGGCATGACTCAAGAGTTCCTTTGATTGAATAGATACCCAACTTGTAAAATTATAGCAATGTCTTCCTTCCTGTGGTGATTTCACCTGTCTGGAAACCAACCTGAGGTTAGATATGTGCTGACCCTACCAATGAGGAACAATTCATCGGTTGGATTCAAGGGTGTTCTTCACCAAGAAACCCAACTTTAAAATGTTCAGTGGCCATGCAGTGGGCTGGACTGAGCGCATTTAAAAGCACAGTGTTTGTTGAGTTCTGAATGCTGTTTTTCCTTACACCCTTCCCAATGAATCAGCCTCATTGTTTTCCTCTGATTACATAAAAGGCACCCCATCGGAGTGAAGGAGTCAGAGTTCTGCAGGCCTGGGTCTCCCACAGCCAGCCTCCTGGGCCAGCCTCAGGAGGTGCGGTCCTCCTTTTCATCTCCACCAGCACCTCTGCCAGGGAGGGCTCAGAGTCTGTCTGAGAAACTGAAATGAGCAAGAATGgtctgcctggggggggggggggatgaaccTTGTCCAGAGTGCCTCGGAGAACAGCCAACTGGAGGAAAGGTTGTGGTGGGCCCAGAAACTCCTGTTTCTCTTCTTCCAAGCCCAACTCCGCTGCAGGCTgggcttcccctccccccagcaggcATGTCACCATGCTCGTAACCTCTGGCATCAGGCCCCCAAACCATGGGTTATCTCAAGAACTTTATCCTCCTGGCACTAAAACAGAGCCTAGGCTCTGAGAGATGAGGTAATTTATCCCAGGACACACAGCACAGGCGTGTGAAGTGAAGTCAGGCCTGCCCGACCCCAAAGCCTGTGTTCTTTGATCACCTGGAGCCTTCCTGGGAAAGGAGGCTGAGGTGGAGGGGAATGGACTAGATGATCCTTCATTCTCCTCTGGGACTTTGTGTTCCAGCTTTGGCCAAGAAGATGCCAGTCAAGTTTGTGAGGCTACTGATAGGTGTGAGTTTTCAAGGTCCGGAAAACCTGTTTGGCtatcttgctttttttcttataacactAAGGAATTCAGTGCAAGTAGCCCCAGTGGTAGTCTCCAACCCTGGCCACTGGGAGGCATCTTGGAACCCTCCTGCCCCcctccgcccccagcccccagcccttcGGGGAAGAAACAGAGGAGCCGCATGATCCCATGCAACAAGGCAGAGCTAGGACCACTCTTCCCAGCCCTGTGCCAGCTTCCATGCAGTGGTCTTGGGAAACAGCAGCCCTGTGATGGCTGCAGACCAGGGTCAGGGTTGCCCACTCTGCCTCACTAGAGAAGTCTCTGCTCCCATTCCGCTGCACATGGGACCAATTCTAACTCCCACCCCACCCGCCCCCCGCCGCCTCCCTGTGCAGGGCTGCTGTGAGTGTCAAGGAGAGTCTATAAAGGGTTCTGCAGTGGAGTGTTCGTTAGGTGGTCAATATTCTCCCTCTTCAGccttcccccttttccccctCAGGGGGAAGGTTTATAAAGACACTGAGCTTAAATCAGTTCccatctctgctttctctcttcccccaacCTCCCATAAGGTGAGCAGTGTTCATGTCATTAAGGGTTCAGAGGTGAAGGGACTTGCTCAAAGCCACACATAAGTGCCACACCAGGATAGAAACTCAGGGGTCTGACTCTCACCTTGTTCCCCATACAAATGGAACCAAAGGCACTGGGGGCACAAAACTGGGGCCAGAGGGGGAGTTGCTGTCTAAGTTCTGCAGGACGTGGCTGTTGGGTTTCTAAGGGCctgcttccagttcctccagGGGACATTCCTTCCAGGGATGTCCAAGGACTGCCTGGGTGCTAAATCTGGACTGCTGAGCCCACAGGCTGCCTTCCTGATCCCACCCCAAGCTGGTACCATGAATTCAGAGAAGCCTCAGGTACCTGAGTCCCCAAATATCTTGGACAGAAGGCCAGCAAAGCCTCTTAGAAAATGAGGGAGGGAAGGCCACATCCTCCATGCCTTTCTAGATGGCCCTGGCCTTTGTACAATTAGTTCCTCGCCCTTCTCAAAACACCCTTCTACCCAATGACCCCCAGATGGGTAGGACTGACATtaacttttcttgttttataataAAGGAATCCAGAGAAACTGAGCAATTGGATTGAGGTCCCACCACAAAGGAGGGACTGACCTCTACTAGGATCCACCCTCCCCAGGGCTCCAGATGGGAACTGGAGGAGATAGGAGTAGGACCACGGGGGGTAAGGGGTGAGACTTGAAAATCCTAGGCCTCCAGGAGGCACCCTCCACAGAAGCCGGTtcccctttctgagcctcagtctcctcatctctaaaatgggagttAGAAGGATGAGTCTGGCATCTCTATTCTTTCCCTTCACTTATTCTCAGGGTGCTAAGGGGTAGGTTGCAAAGCTGTTGGGGGAACAATTCCACATTCTTCTCCCAGTGGCAGCTGAAGTCTCAAGGAGAGAAGGTGTCTTAAACCAGGGCCATGAGGGGGCTGTAGGAGATCCCTGTAGTGGTCTCTGGAAGTTACCAAACAAACTTGAATCTTCAACTCTGGACCTTCAGAGAACAAGCCAAGTAAGGAAAACACAGGGCCTAGGAAAAACCACAATGGGAACAGCAGAGATCTGCATTCTCCTGGCTTGTCCACTAACTAGCCATGTGGCCTtgacccctccccttcttctgtgtgcctctgtctcccctctgTCCTATGTGGCGACCTTTCAGGTCCTCCAGCTCAAAGAGGGTTGGAAACAGCTTTCAGAGTTCTGTTCcttggaggcacagagaggaagagatattTTTTCAACAAGTTAGGCAAAATGTTGCCCAGGAGTTAGATTCTGCAGAGACATCCTGACTGAGGACAAAGCCACTGCCCCAGGAGATGCCAGCTATCCTGAGGACTCAGGCCAGCTGGGGCCATGAGAGGCCCCAAAAGCACTGAGGATGCATCCACCAGAAGTGCCCCACCCAGCAGGGGTGATGGTAAGACCTCTGAGATCTGTTAAGAGGTTCTAGACTCTGCATTTCCTCTCCTGAGActatccccacccccagcagtgTAGAATCCTCCACAGGAGAGGGAGAAATCATGTGCTATCTCGCTGCTGATGCCTAGTGCGGGGGCTCCCTCCTGGCCCTGAACGGTTTGGGGTGGGCAAAACGGCCATGCATCCTGGTTGAGAACAGTGGTTTGAAACTAGGCAGCACAGAATTCAAATCTTGACTCTGCCACTTAACCGAGCAAGTCACTTAATATCCTGGCATCTCAGTTTCCTGCCCTCTAAAATAGGGATGGGTAGTAAGCCTCGTTGGATGAGATAATGCAATGTCGAGTGCATAACATGAAATGGCAGATGCTGTTATAGCTTTGCACACGGGCTGCAGCTGTTTGGAAAGGTCAGGGGGCCTGGGAAAGCTAGGAGTGGTCCTGGGGGAAGGACATCGCTGATGTCTATAAGGGTTTCTAGGGAACAGAGGCCCTGAGAAGCTAGGTGTCCTTGAGAGGCTCTGTAAGTGATTCATTTGTTGGCTCAGGACACACCTTTGGGCATGTGGGGAGCTAGTGCCTGGGTATGAATGTGGGTGGATATGTCACCAGTCACCTCTGCAGATGCCACCCCACATGGATGCTAAGTTGCCTGTCAGCACATGACTATGGGACCACATGTGGAGGTCCTCATGCACCAGAGCTGAAAAAGCCTTTAGGTTTAGCTCTatcctctcattttacagatgaaaaaactgaggcctaCAGTTTTTCTATAATACTGAGGGCAAACAAAACCTGAAGAAGGTTCCAGACATCCTTACTCCCCATCCCCCACTGGGTATTATTCCCCAAGAACCATACCACCAACTGGGACACCTACCTACAGCATCTGGCTCTGGCTCGGTGCCCAGGTACCGCCCTTTGGACCGTGAATCCACCAGCTGGAACCTCTTAGATTCAAGGTTCTCCAGCACCTGCTCATAGGTCTTGAACAGAGAGTGATCAAGTGTGGCTTTGAAGACTGCTGGTTCTGGGAGTGAGGGTTCAGATGTCACAGGGTGGCCTTCCTTCAGCCAGTTCTGGAAGCCACCATTGAGCACCGACACCGTGCGGTGGCCAAACACACGGAACATCCACCAAACCCGAGGTGCATAGTAGCTTCCCAGGTGGTCACCATCATACACCACCACATGTGTATCATTGCTGATGCCCAGGCTCCCCACGTAGTCGGCGAAGCCCTCCTCACTGGGCAGCATCATCTCATAGGGTGAGGACTTGTCCTTGCACTCTTCAATATCAAAGAAGGAGGCGCCAGGCACATGGCACTCTAGGTACTCCTTACGGGCGTTCCGAGTGCCGGGGGAGTACCAGGACACATCCAGTACCCGCAGGCCAAGTCCCAGCTTTCCAGCCCGGACCGACTCCGCCAGCCACTTGCTGGAGACCAGCGCGCGGTAGAGCACCTGATGAACCATGGTTTCAGCTCTGCGCTTCACCTGGCGCGGGTAGGAACCGGGAAAGAGATGGGCATGAGGACCGTGTGTTTAGCGCGGTAGGGCCTGGGAGGAGCTTTTAACCCACTGAACCCACCAGTGTGGAATGGGAAGGTTTGCAGATTCCCTAAGGAAAGTCTCTCCGCCCTTTCCTGGGTCCCCATCACAAAAAGGGGTGGGGCAAGAGCTCTGAGGCCTCTGGTGGGGGGGAGCTGGCCCTAGAAGCTAAACTACTTGCCCTTGGAACTTTGCCAGAAAAGATCGGCGAAAAGATGACCAGGACCGGGGAAGATTGCATTTTGGGCTTAGAATCCCCTTTCCTGGGAGGGCAGGGGAGTGGACGCATAGGAGAAGAAGGTTCGCTGGAGTCCTGCATGGTCCCgtccccaacccccaaccctCGGGCACCTCTTGTCTCGCAAACCTTCCAGCGGTTTCTTGGCTGCCAGGGCTCGCGCGCCCCCAGGATGTCTGAGTCCAGCCCTGGTTCGgtgccctctgcctcagttggGTCAGGGGTTCCCGGGGCATCGCGCCCGCCCTCGCCACGGGGACCCTCCCCTGGGTCGCAGGTGGCCTGACAAGCTGCCCAATCCCGAGCGGCCCGCGAGCTGGTCGCCGCCCCCACCCAGCTGCACTTACTCGCCCTCGCTGCCTCCCTGGCTCCCGCCCCTGCCGCTGAGAAGTTGGCTGCTCAAACCCTAAGCCCGCAACTCCCCAACTGGCCTGCACCATCGCGCCGCTGCTCACGGGGGAGAACGCGCGCCGCCCGCCTCGGCCCGGTGCTGCCCGCCGCCCAGCCGCGC is drawn from Saccopteryx leptura isolate mSacLep1 chromosome 1, mSacLep1_pri_phased_curated, whole genome shotgun sequence and contains these coding sequences:
- the TST gene encoding thiosulfate sulfurtransferase isoform X3, with protein sequence MVQVKRRAETMVHQVLYRALVSSKWLAESVRAGKLGLGLRVLDVSWYSPGTRNARKEYLECHVPGASFFDIEECKDKSSPYEMMLPSEEGFADYVGSLGISNDTHVVVYDGDHLGSYYAPRVWWMFRVFGHRTVSVLNGGFQNWLKEGHPVTSEPSLPEPAVFKATLDHSLFKTYEQVLENLESKRFQLVDSRSKGRYLGTEPEPDAVGLDPGHIRGAVNMPFMDFLTEDGFEKSTEMLRAMFEAKKVDLTKPLIATCRKGVTACHIALAAYLCGKPDVAIYDGSWFEWFHRAPLETRVSQWKDRKP
- the TST gene encoding thiosulfate sulfurtransferase isoform X1, yielding MPREPLTQLRQRAPNQGWTQTSWGRASPGSQETAGRFARQEVKRRAETMVHQVLYRALVSSKWLAESVRAGKLGLGLRVLDVSWYSPGTRNARKEYLECHVPGASFFDIEECKDKSSPYEMMLPSEEGFADYVGSLGISNDTHVVVYDGDHLGSYYAPRVWWMFRVFGHRTVSVLNGGFQNWLKEGHPVTSEPSLPEPAVFKATLDHSLFKTYEQVLENLESKRFQLVDSRSKGRYLGTEPEPDAVGLDPGHIRGAVNMPFMDFLTEDGFEKSTEMLRAMFEAKKVDLTKPLIATCRKGVTACHIALAAYLCGKPDVAIYDGSWFEWFHRAPLETRVSQWKDRKP
- the TST gene encoding thiosulfate sulfurtransferase isoform X2, translated to MVQASWGVAGLGFEQPTSQRQGREPGRQRGRVKRRAETMVHQVLYRALVSSKWLAESVRAGKLGLGLRVLDVSWYSPGTRNARKEYLECHVPGASFFDIEECKDKSSPYEMMLPSEEGFADYVGSLGISNDTHVVVYDGDHLGSYYAPRVWWMFRVFGHRTVSVLNGGFQNWLKEGHPVTSEPSLPEPAVFKATLDHSLFKTYEQVLENLESKRFQLVDSRSKGRYLGTEPEPDAVGLDPGHIRGAVNMPFMDFLTEDGFEKSTEMLRAMFEAKKVDLTKPLIATCRKGVTACHIALAAYLCGKPDVAIYDGSWFEWFHRAPLETRVSQWKDRKP
- the TST gene encoding thiosulfate sulfurtransferase isoform X4, encoding MVHQVLYRALVSSKWLAESVRAGKLGLGLRVLDVSWYSPGTRNARKEYLECHVPGASFFDIEECKDKSSPYEMMLPSEEGFADYVGSLGISNDTHVVVYDGDHLGSYYAPRVWWMFRVFGHRTVSVLNGGFQNWLKEGHPVTSEPSLPEPAVFKATLDHSLFKTYEQVLENLESKRFQLVDSRSKGRYLGTEPEPDAVGLDPGHIRGAVNMPFMDFLTEDGFEKSTEMLRAMFEAKKVDLTKPLIATCRKGVTACHIALAAYLCGKPDVAIYDGSWFEWFHRAPLETRVSQWKDRKP